DNA sequence from the Ignavibacteria bacterium genome:
GCAAGAATGTATGTGGTTATCAAAGCTGCGAAGAATGAACATACAAACATAATGTTGTTACTTCCCTTCTTCAGTTCTTCTTCACTTTTTCCAATTGCGCCCATAAATGGCTTTGCAAAAAGTACAGGCGAATACCATATAGCGCCCAAAGCAAAGTTAAAAATTGTAACTACAACGATTGCCAAGAAATTTATTCCCATTACTATTTCTCCTATAAATTATATTTTTTAAATATCATTCGTTAATTAATGTCACTGTGCCGAAACCAGACGGCATGTGAAACTTTTTCAATCGCATCCAATCGTAATATCTGTACTTGCCAGTTATATCATCTCGGTCATTCACACAAAAGTCCGCTCCAAATTGCTTTCCAAAGTATGGTAAATATCCAATCTCACTCCATGGAATCGCAGCTTCAACAGTATAACCCCAGTCTTTGTCAATCGGTTCATTAATAGTTCCATAAGTTCGAACGACAGCGAATATTTCACCATTCCAATCATTGTTATATTTTCCGTCATCGCTCATTCCCCTATCATCAAGAATTGCATTGTAAATATTTATGTGGTAAGCAAAATCATCTTCTTGCCATTCTAATGATCTATCTAAATTTGGGTCAATTAAAATTTCTACTCCATCATCCATATGAAGTCCGCTTGCATCCCATTCAGTTTGCTCTGCCTGGAGATTTGAATTGAAAACTTCAAAAGCCGTGTAGAGATAGTTTTCGTCCCAAAACAAGGCGAACCTTGCCGAGTCTTTCCAATTTTGATCTTGAGGTTTAATCCAATACCATTGGGCAAAGTCCCAATCTGTAAGGTTCCCATCAATCTTTATAGGTACAATAACATATTTGGAAACAGCTTGCGGGTAGAGAACGTTAAATGCTACGATTGAAATGACGAACAAACAAAGTGATTTCTTCATAAACTCATCTGAAACTTTGTGTAAAAGTATGAAAGTCTTATTTGATATTCAATTTGAACGTTGACTTTAATTAATTATCCAAATTAATACAGATTCTCATAAAAAGTCTGCTTTTAGTAAAAGTTTTTGAATTTAACCTCTTTTATTCTTGAATAAAGAGGGGTTAAAAATTATATTGAACTCCCAAAACTTTATAATCGAGGAAAAAATGAATCATAAATTGATTAATCGAATTTTAGGTGCGGCTGCATTTGTAATTTCAGCAATTGTTTATTTTATGACAGTTCAGCCGAGTGTTTCATTCTGGGATTGCGGTGAGTTTATCGCTGCGTCGTATTATTTACAGGTGCCGCATCCGCCGGGCGCACCGTTGTTTCTTCTCATAGGAAGACTTTTTATGATGGTGCCGTTTGTTGAAAATCTTGGTTTACGGATGAATACGGTATCAATACTCTCAAGCGCATTTACAATAATGTTCCTTTACTTTGTAATTGTTAAGCTTATTAATTTTTATCGAAATGCAAAACCTTCGAATTTATTTGAAGCGATTTCATGCTATGGCGCTGCGTTTGTAGGAGCAATGACGTATGCTTTCACAGATACTTTTTGGTTCAATGCTGTTGAAGCAGAAGTTTATGCAATATCTACTTTCTTTGTTGCTTTTATCACTTGGTTGATGCTTTTATGGTATGAAAAAGCGGACGAAACAGGCAATGAAAGAATACTTCTATTAATCGCTTTCATAATTGGTTTATCGAGCGGAGTTCATCTTCTAAGCGTGCTCGCTATTCTTACAATTATTCTTGTAATATATTTCAAGAAGTATGAAGTAACGCAAAAATCTTTTATAATAATGGGAATTATAAACGTCCTTGCATTTTGGGCAGTTTACCCGGGCATTATTAAATATTTTCCAAAACTTCTCGCTGCAGTGGGCGGAAATAATATCACTATGAAATTATTTATCATTGTTGCTTTTATTGCAATTTTGATTTATGGAATCTATTGGGCAAAACAGAACAGTCACCCAATCGCTTTTCTCGGTATCACTTCTTTATTCCTAATTTTCATGGGCTACACTTCTTACACAATGGTAATTATTCGTTCAAACGCTTATCCTCCGATGAATGAAAACGAACCAGATACGATTAATGAATTTGTTTATTACATTAATCGCGAGCAGTATGGCGACTTCCCTATTTTTAAACGTCGTTACAGCCAGGAGCCTCATCAACAAGGAATTTATACAAACTACTCAAGTGATATGGATTTCATGTGGCGGTATCAAATAGATCATATGTTCAATCGATATCTCTACTGGAATTTTATTGGAAGAGAAGGTGATGTTCAAGATGCAAAAAGCATGTGGTTTGGCAAACCGAATGATTCGTTTGTTGGAGATGAAAGTAAATTCCCAAATAGATATTACGGAATTCCTCTTTTGCTCGGACTTTTCGGATTGTATTACCATTTCCGGCGAGATTGGAAATTAGCCGCAAGCATACTTTCTCTGTTTCTATTGATGGGCATATTAACTGCGTTATATCAAAATCAACAACAGCCGCAGCCGCGCGAGAGAGATTATTTCTATGTTGGTGCATTTTTTATGTATGCAATTTGGATAGGAATAGCCGTCTCAGGATTGATTGAGCTCGCAAAAGAAAAGCTTAAATCTGAAAATTTGTCCAAAATATTTGCCTTTGGAATTGTTGGAATTGCATTGGTCGTGGTTCCGTTGAATATGGCAATTCAAAATTGGGAC
Encoded proteins:
- a CDS encoding DUF1761 domain-containing protein encodes the protein MGINFLAIVVVTIFNFALGAIWYSPVLFAKPFMGAIGKSEEELKKGSNNIMFVCSFFAALITTYILAHFVDFALADTFWTGMQTGVWAWLGFVAATHIAGVLFEGRNMKLYLIYIGYQLIAISISGGILAIWK
- a CDS encoding DUF2723 domain-containing protein, which codes for MNHKLINRILGAAAFVISAIVYFMTVQPSVSFWDCGEFIAASYYLQVPHPPGAPLFLLIGRLFMMVPFVENLGLRMNTVSILSSAFTIMFLYFVIVKLINFYRNAKPSNLFEAISCYGAAFVGAMTYAFTDTFWFNAVEAEVYAISTFFVAFITWLMLLWYEKADETGNERILLLIAFIIGLSSGVHLLSVLAILTIILVIYFKKYEVTQKSFIIMGIINVLAFWAVYPGIIKYFPKLLAAVGGNNITMKLFIIVAFIAILIYGIYWAKQNSHPIAFLGITSLFLIFMGYTSYTMVIIRSNAYPPMNENEPDTINEFVYYINREQYGDFPIFKRRYSQEPHQQGIYTNYSSDMDFMWRYQIDHMFNRYLYWNFIGREGDVQDAKSMWFGKPNDSFVGDESKFPNRYYGIPLLLGLFGLYYHFRRDWKLAASILSLFLLMGILTALYQNQQQPQPRERDYFYVGAFFMYAIWIGIAVSGLIELAKEKLKSENLSKIFAFGIVGIALVVVPLNMAIQNWDDHDRSDNWIPWDFSYNILQSCEPNSILFTNGDNDTFPLWYLQDVEGVRRDIRIVNLSLANTDWYVKQAKNEMPYGAEKVPISFSDEQISRLQPIQFNPQNISVPVSKEVAEKFGVKDTSVLQTGKMTFLMRHTIESGEIKAIRIQDIVVRNIIETNAKNGWTRPIHFAVTCSDDSRIGLDDYSTMQGLTYLITPAKQKGRFENINVNIMNASLFNEPADYNTSYQPGFKFRGLREGKIYLDENQRRMMMNYRNSFLRLVVYHIYDANDHAKAVDVLDKMEEVIPRSFVPIDYRVLSDIGSLYKQAGRTDRFIEISKDVEEQAVKSLEANPSDIGSYYNPYRILLEIYDARGDYEKSKGELLKSRDEYQKGLDLLSRLQAYAPGDPTLTEEMNRLKAKMTDQNQTRDTTK